Genomic segment of Apium graveolens cultivar Ventura chromosome 7, ASM990537v1, whole genome shotgun sequence:
CTCTTTTCTTCTTAACTGCTGGAGAGCCCACTGTTTCTGAATAAAAGAGGTTTCAAATGACATCTCATCTTCTTTTCTACCTCCTTCATGGAGACGTGCTCCCAGTGCAAGGACAGACTTGCTGATTCTCTCCCTCAGGTTCTTATACAATATATCAACTGTTTGGAGAGCGAAATGAGCATGTATATGAGGATCCAGTTCAGTTACGGAGTGGAATGCAGATGTTACTTTATGAATTTCATCCAAGCAGTGATTGTACTGATTGTCGACCTGAGTTCAGAAAAAGTATAACAATGTGATTAGTCAAAACTTAACAGCAAGATTTACATTCCCCCCAACTTTCTCTTTGTACTGACATGCAATAAATTTTAAATCCCTATTCTAAATAATgaaacttgcactaaaatgttTTGTCATTTCTGCATTGTGATACTAGCTTAATTATAGAGGTTATGTCTTCAGTGGAGTGATGATAATTACATGTGTAAAGTCAGGCTCATACCATTTGCAGTAAATCAAGCAAGTTCTTCCTGGTTTCAACGTCCTGTCCCTTTACCATGAGGTAATTGCCATTATGAGAGCTGTCAGGATCCATTGGTGTGTAACTTCTTCCAGCATCTTGACTTGAAGAGCATGGAAAATTTGTTCTAGAGCCGGTTCTACTAGCAAAATAGCTTAAACGGCCTGAATTTCCAAAACAATAGGTAGCAAGTTCAGAAAATATTTCTTGCAAACCTGTGAGAAATCTTGATCCAGATAAAAGGCATGAAAGTTGGACAGGTTGATAACTAGAATTTGGAGGAAAGCTAATTTTGTTGCAAGAAGCTTGCTCTGAAGTTGAACCACTAATCTCTGAACAATGTTCTGGATAAGTTGGGCAAATAACTGTAGGCTGTGATATAGAATGACTCGGTGATAGCTCATTGCTATATTTTGATGATCCAGAGGTGTAATCAGAACTCATACTTGTATTTTCCGCATTTGTCCACCGAGTTTGATCCATGTTCCCCATATTTCTTAAAGGTTGAAGTTCTGTTCTTTCAGGAACCGGCCCAGCAAATTGAAGAGCAACAATATTGTGCAAGTCCCTTTTACTTCTTACATTAGCATGCCTCTCCTGGTACCCATGGCTTCCAAAAGATCCAAGTGAGGATTTTCCAGTATCAAAATAGTCATTTGAAACAAAATTCTCCACCACTTCTTGAGTGCATACTGGAGGAGTTGCTGTCTCTTTACCATTTATATTCACAGACTTTGCATGTGCAGCAGAAAAATTAGGCATTTCGATCATATGCTGAACCTGATTTTCAGTATTACTGGTTGGATACAATCTTCTCATTGAGAAATCCTTGTCAGTGACTCTTTCCAGCTCTGAACTCCTGGGGGTGAATGCAGTATAAGTAGGAACCTCCGCATGATATTTCCGGTGAGGATGCCACTGGAGATGATTCAGAAATTCACCTTGTGTTAAGCAGAGTGCAGGAAATTCAGCCATTATCTGATTTTGCTCATTCAAATTGTGTAGAGTTGGCTGAAAAATGGAAACTGAGGTTGCACATGAAAACTTATCATCCTCAGTCATAGTGTTCGGG
This window contains:
- the LOC141671961 gene encoding homeobox protein ATH1-like, with product MDSFTVPMNVDFPNTMTEDDKFSCATSVSIFQPTLHNLNEQNQIMAEFPALCLTQGEFLNHLQWHPHRKYHAEVPTYTAFTPRSSELERVTDKDFSMRRLYPTSNTENQVQHMIEMPNFSAAHAKSVNINGKETATPPVCTQEVVENFVSNDYFDTGKSSLGSFGSHGYQERHANVRSKRDLHNIVALQFAGPVPERTELQPLRNMGNMDQTRWTNAENTSMSSDYTSGSSKYSNELSPSHSISQPTVICPTYPEHCSEISGSTSEQASCNKISFPPNSSYQPVQLSCLLSGSRFLTGLQEIFSELATYCFGNSGRLSYFASRTGSRTNFPCSSSQDAGRSYTPMDPDSSHNGNYLMVKGQDVETRKNLLDLLQMVDNQYNHCLDEIHKVTSAFHSVTELDPHIHAHFALQTVDILYKNLRERISKSVLALGARLHEGGRKEDEMSFETSFIQKQWALQQLRRKEHQLWRPQRGLPERSVSVLRAWMFQNFLHPYPKDAEKHLLAVKSGLTRSQVSNWFINARVRLWKPMIDEMYSEMNRRKGHQNSEEINSHHRVSIDGHRFRMI